Proteins from a single region of Sneathiella aquimaris:
- a CDS encoding response regulator — translation MIDNASHILVVDDDARLASLLKQYLSDNGYRVTVAESAAIARQKMKGLTFDLMVLDRMMPGEDGLSLARSIRADQIASKTKPILMLTAMADSSDRIDGLEAGVDDYLTKPFEPRELLLRIEAILRRAKIETNSRIVFGDFSFDLTKSELTQDGTIVNLTSSEQILLKTLAETPGVPISRDNLSLSSGAQGRAVDVQITRLRRKIEEDPKLPRYLQTVRGEGYVLWAD, via the coding sequence ATGATCGATAATGCGTCTCATATTCTTGTCGTCGATGACGACGCCCGGCTGGCCTCTTTGCTGAAGCAGTATCTATCCGATAATGGATACCGGGTCACTGTGGCAGAATCGGCCGCTATTGCGCGACAGAAAATGAAGGGTCTGACCTTTGATTTGATGGTTCTGGATCGCATGATGCCTGGCGAAGATGGGTTATCACTTGCACGATCAATTCGTGCCGATCAAATTGCGTCCAAAACCAAGCCAATTCTGATGCTAACTGCCATGGCCGACTCTTCTGACAGGATCGACGGACTGGAAGCAGGCGTTGACGATTATCTTACAAAACCTTTTGAACCCAGAGAACTTCTGCTGCGCATCGAAGCAATCTTGCGACGCGCCAAGATTGAGACAAACAGCCGAATTGTTTTTGGCGACTTTTCGTTTGATCTGACAAAAAGCGAGCTGACCCAAGACGGAACCATTGTCAATTTGACCTCCAGCGAGCAGATCCTCTTAAAAACATTAGCGGAAACACCAGGCGTTCCCATTTCACGGGATAATCTGTCCTTATCCAGTGGTGCGCAAGGACGGGCCGTCGATGTGCAGATCACGCGTCTGAGACGAAAAATCGAAGAAGACCCCAAATTACCACGTTACTTACAAACCGTCCGCGGCGAAGGATATGTTTTATGGGCAGACTAG
- a CDS encoding ATP-binding protein — protein MGRLGAKIKNEAWLLSTFFRLLKRLMPNTMFGRSLLIVVLPIILLQVLVTYIFYERHWDNVARRLAQGVAGEVAAVISLTDRFPGPEARASILTIARDQMRLAISFEENGQLNETEIQREHSGFLDRQLARALQESLPARNFTLTSNEKLESVVIRLQLPNDVLQIVVRDKRLFSSTTYIFVMWMIAISLALLGIAVIFLRNQMRPIKQLASAAEKFGRGQEVEDFKPSGALEIRSASKAFHDMKHRILRQITQRTEMLAGVSHDLRTPLTRMKLQLAMMPEDQSRENLQSDVEDMRNMVEGYLAFAKGQEAETVQEVNVTRLIESVVENARRQGAQITLTATPEIRTSIRANSVKRCLTNLVENARRHATEIAIAVYPTDSQIVISIDDNGPGIPLEKRQDVFKPFHRLDTSRNSETGGSGLGMTIARDVVHGHGGQIALGRSSMGGLHIELTFPY, from the coding sequence ATGGGCAGACTAGGGGCTAAAATTAAAAACGAAGCCTGGCTGTTATCCACGTTCTTCAGGTTGTTGAAACGACTGATGCCAAATACGATGTTTGGCCGTTCGCTGCTGATCGTTGTCCTGCCGATTATCCTGCTACAGGTTTTGGTAACCTATATTTTCTATGAACGTCACTGGGATAATGTTGCCCGCAGATTGGCCCAGGGCGTCGCAGGGGAAGTTGCAGCTGTCATCTCGCTAACTGATCGGTTTCCAGGGCCTGAAGCCCGAGCCAGCATCCTGACAATTGCCCGGGACCAAATGCGTCTTGCCATTTCTTTTGAAGAAAACGGGCAACTGAATGAAACTGAAATCCAGAGGGAACATTCCGGTTTTCTCGATCGTCAACTTGCCAGGGCCCTTCAGGAAAGTTTGCCGGCCCGCAATTTCACACTCACCAGCAACGAAAAACTGGAAAGTGTCGTCATCCGCCTTCAGTTGCCCAATGATGTCCTGCAAATTGTCGTGCGGGATAAACGGCTTTTCTCATCCACAACCTATATTTTTGTGATGTGGATGATTGCAATTTCCCTCGCCCTGCTGGGCATTGCCGTTATCTTTTTACGCAACCAGATGCGACCGATCAAACAATTGGCCTCAGCCGCAGAAAAATTCGGTCGTGGTCAGGAAGTCGAAGATTTCAAACCCTCCGGCGCCCTAGAAATTCGCTCAGCGTCCAAGGCGTTCCATGACATGAAGCACCGAATATTAAGGCAAATAACTCAACGCACTGAAATGCTGGCCGGTGTAAGCCATGACCTTCGCACTCCGCTCACACGCATGAAACTCCAACTGGCAATGATGCCCGAGGATCAAAGCCGCGAGAATTTACAAAGTGACGTGGAGGACATGCGGAATATGGTCGAAGGGTATCTTGCCTTTGCAAAAGGGCAGGAAGCGGAAACTGTACAGGAAGTCAACGTGACTAGACTAATTGAATCCGTCGTCGAAAATGCCCGCAGACAAGGGGCGCAGATCACCCTCACAGCGACGCCGGAAATAAGAACATCCATTCGCGCCAACAGTGTCAAGCGCTGCCTGACAAATCTCGTCGAAAATGCCCGTCGCCATGCTACGGAAATCGCTATTGCAGTATATCCAACGGATAGTCAGATCGTGATTTCGATAGACGATAACGGACCGGGTATTCCCTTAGAGAAAAGACAGGACGTCTTTAAGCCTTTTCATCGGCTGGACACATCCCGCAACAGTGAAACCGGTGGTAGCGGTCTGGGCATGACCATCGCCCGTGATGTGGTACACGGACATGGTGGCCAAATTGCACTCGGCCGCTCTTCCATGGGCGGTTTGCATATTGAACTTACTTTTCCCTACTAG
- a CDS encoding tRNA-binding protein, whose amino-acid sequence MTEKAKEIGIEDFLKVDIRVGIVLEALEFPEARRPAYKLKIDFGEEIGVRKTSAQITDLYTLESLVGKRVAAVVNFPPRQIGPVMSEVLVLGFSDANGQISLISPDHDVPIGGRLH is encoded by the coding sequence ATGACCGAGAAAGCCAAAGAAATAGGAATAGAAGATTTTTTAAAAGTGGATATCCGGGTAGGAATTGTGTTGGAAGCATTGGAATTCCCGGAAGCGCGTCGACCGGCCTATAAGCTTAAAATTGATTTTGGAGAGGAGATCGGTGTTCGCAAAACATCGGCACAGATTACGGATCTCTATACGCTAGAAAGCTTGGTCGGAAAACGGGTGGCGGCCGTTGTTAATTTTCCGCCCCGACAGATTGGTCCCGTTATGTCAGAGGTTCTTGTCTTGGGCTTTAGTGATGCAAACGGGCAGATTTCACTCATTTCGCCTGATCATGATGTGCCGATCGGCGGACGATTGCATTAA
- the proC gene encoding pyrroline-5-carboxylate reductase: MSMTILLVGCGNMGRAMLDGWIEKNIKPNSILVVDPSTSNLELASRSGCRIFTSPLLIEEDYQPDVIVLAVKPQVMTEVIPTYKKYADKGALIISIAAGTRIDVFENYFGKDTAIIRTMPNTPAAVRKGMLVSVPNPSVTQEHRRLCDSLMSAIGTTAWVDDENMMDAVTGLSGSGPAYVFHMIEAMTKAGVAAGLPEDLATTLAKVTVAGAGELAQRSNLDVAQLRKNVTSPNGTTAAGLDVLMANNSLIELMTKTVEAAKKRSIELS, encoded by the coding sequence ATGTCTATGACAATTTTGCTGGTGGGTTGCGGTAATATGGGCCGTGCCATGCTCGATGGCTGGATCGAAAAAAATATTAAACCGAACAGCATTCTGGTGGTTGATCCATCGACGAGTAATTTGGAGCTGGCGTCCCGCTCTGGCTGTCGAATTTTTACTTCTCCTTTGTTGATTGAAGAAGATTATCAACCGGATGTCATTGTGTTGGCCGTGAAGCCACAAGTTATGACGGAGGTTATACCGACCTATAAGAAATATGCAGACAAGGGTGCGCTGATTATTTCAATTGCCGCAGGAACCCGAATTGACGTTTTCGAAAATTATTTTGGTAAGGACACTGCGATTATTCGGACCATGCCAAACACGCCTGCGGCGGTCCGCAAAGGGATGCTTGTCTCAGTTCCGAACCCTTCTGTTACGCAGGAGCATCGCCGGCTTTGTGATAGTCTGATGTCAGCGATTGGAACAACGGCGTGGGTGGATGATGAAAATATGATGGATGCTGTGACCGGGCTGTCCGGCTCAGGCCCAGCCTATGTTTTTCATATGATCGAAGCAATGACGAAGGCTGGGGTGGCTGCGGGTTTGCCCGAAGATCTGGCGACAACGCTCGCCAAGGTTACAGTTGCTGGTGCAGGTGAATTGGCCCAAAGGTCAAACTTGGATGTTGCCCAACTACGAAAGAATGTGACAAGTCCAAATGGAACGACTGCCGCTGGCCTTGATGTGTTGATGGCGAATAATTCTTTGATCGAATTAATGACGAAAACAGTTGAAGCCGCCAAGAAACGATCAATTGAATTAAGCTAA
- a CDS encoding type III secretion system chaperone family protein — MAQIDVPDGIVRPVTVGMMKAGILQRSLGMTTVYFSQEELEDHNPLDLVESIISANDWSFERQGRNELTVGVEGSWCQYHLWFSWRADIKAIHFSCAYDVKVPDRKYDAIYELLARMNEKMFIGHFDTWREEGLVMFRHALLLNENCDMNAEQIQNLVEIGMSELEKFYPAIQFAIWGGKTPEEAIESAMLETMGEA, encoded by the coding sequence ATGGCCCAAATCGATGTTCCCGATGGAATTGTGCGGCCTGTAACGGTTGGCATGATGAAAGCGGGGATCTTGCAAAGGAGTCTTGGCATGACGACTGTGTATTTTTCCCAAGAAGAACTCGAAGACCACAATCCTCTCGACCTTGTTGAATCCATTATTTCTGCTAATGACTGGTCCTTTGAACGGCAGGGCAGGAATGAACTGACCGTCGGCGTAGAGGGGAGCTGGTGTCAGTATCACCTTTGGTTTTCATGGCGTGCTGATATCAAGGCGATCCATTTCTCCTGCGCCTATGACGTGAAGGTTCCGGACCGGAAATATGATGCGATCTATGAATTGCTGGCAAGGATGAACGAAAAAATGTTCATCGGTCATTTTGATACCTGGCGTGAAGAGGGGCTTGTTATGTTCCGGCATGCACTTTTACTAAATGAAAATTGCGACATGAATGCTGAACAGATTCAGAATCTTGTTGAAATTGGCATGAGTGAATTGGAAAAATTCTATCCCGCCATCCAGTTCGCGATTTGGGGCGGAAAAACTCCTGAAGAGGCAATTGAATCTGCCATGTTAGAAACAATGGGTGAAGCTTAA
- a CDS encoding accessory factor UbiK family protein, with translation MQTNSRIFDDIARLASGALGTAQGMKSEWENLVHQRIERLVADMDLVPREEFDAMKAMLVAMSDTLEVQNARIAELEKKVAAAKKAPAAKKASAAKKEKTPASKTAE, from the coding sequence ATGCAGACAAATTCACGTATCTTTGATGACATTGCCCGGTTGGCGTCTGGCGCGCTCGGAACTGCACAAGGGATGAAATCCGAGTGGGAAAATCTGGTGCATCAGCGGATCGAACGGCTGGTGGCTGATATGGATTTGGTTCCTCGCGAGGAATTCGATGCAATGAAGGCCATGCTGGTCGCCATGAGCGATACACTTGAAGTGCAGAATGCCAGAATTGCTGAGCTTGAAAAGAAAGTCGCGGCGGCAAAAAAAGCACCTGCGGCCAAAAAAGCATCGGCAGCAAAAAAGGAAAAAACGCCAGCGTCTAAAACGGCTGAGTAG
- the lgt gene encoding prolipoprotein diacylglyceryl transferase yields MNSAIQFLAVSFPEIDPILIELGPFAIRWYALAYITGLILGWRLMLHFAKSDKSPLTPEHIDDFLVWATLGVILGGRLGYVLFYKPDYYITDPLEIVKIWEGGMSFHGGFLGVVIAAILFSRKRSIPPLALADMLATVAPVGLFFGRIANFINGELFGRVTDVSWAMVFPNGGPLPRHPSQLYEALLEGAVLFVLVMILRQTKFGQKPGLLTGTFLVGYAASRGFVELFRQPDAHLGFLLGGATMGQLLSIPMVLIGLYFILRPAASR; encoded by the coding sequence ATGAACTCAGCGATACAATTTCTAGCAGTTTCCTTTCCGGAAATTGACCCCATACTCATCGAATTGGGCCCTTTTGCCATTCGCTGGTATGCCCTTGCCTATATCACCGGTCTTATCCTTGGCTGGCGATTGATGCTCCACTTTGCCAAATCCGATAAATCTCCGCTAACGCCAGAGCATATTGATGATTTTCTGGTTTGGGCGACTCTGGGTGTCATTCTGGGCGGACGCCTTGGCTATGTCCTGTTCTACAAGCCGGATTATTACATTACCGACCCGCTGGAAATCGTCAAAATCTGGGAGGGCGGCATGTCTTTTCATGGGGGCTTTCTAGGCGTTGTCATTGCAGCGATCCTGTTTTCTCGAAAACGGTCAATTCCTCCGCTGGCGCTGGCTGATATGCTGGCGACGGTTGCACCGGTGGGGTTATTCTTTGGACGGATCGCCAATTTTATAAATGGAGAGCTTTTTGGACGCGTAACCGATGTTTCCTGGGCGATGGTTTTTCCAAATGGCGGGCCCTTGCCGCGCCATCCCAGTCAACTATACGAAGCGCTTCTGGAAGGTGCCGTTTTGTTTGTCCTTGTCATGATCCTGCGGCAAACGAAATTCGGTCAGAAACCCGGACTGCTGACGGGTACATTTTTAGTCGGTTATGCCGCTTCACGTGGTTTTGTTGAACTGTTTCGTCAACCGGATGCCCATCTTGGATTTCTGTTGGGAGGCGCCACGATGGGGCAGCTCCTCTCAATACCGATGGTGTTGATCGGACTCTATTTCATCCTTCGCCCCGCCGCATCCCGATAA
- a CDS encoding class I SAM-dependent methyltransferase, giving the protein MTELENILKRRIEECGPISVHDYMSDALLHPEYGYYQRSNPFGRSGDFITAPEISQMFGELIGLWCVDCWAKMGGPSRVNLIELGPGNGTLIKDALRSTKLVPEFVNAVSLHLVEVSDRLKNKQQMALSDHSVQWHSHFPEDLDGPYIVIANEFFDALPIHQFLQSESGPKERAITYADDKLTYTTMAVAPDVQSFCNPAHLEKLEPGEIYEVCPSALSIMTGIAHQIAEKGGAALTLDYGPEKSAPGDSFQALKDHRNVSALEHPGEADLTAHVDFGRLADVARESNVTVAPITSQGRFLERLGIEARALQLSAKATDSQKEKIASDHKRLVSSSGMGTLFKVLCFHHTLCASPAGFGE; this is encoded by the coding sequence ATGACCGAACTTGAAAACATCCTGAAAAGACGCATTGAAGAATGCGGCCCGATTTCTGTTCATGACTATATGTCTGACGCGCTTCTTCATCCAGAATATGGCTACTACCAGCGTTCCAACCCTTTTGGCCGATCCGGTGATTTTATTACCGCCCCGGAAATCAGCCAGATGTTCGGAGAACTTATCGGCCTATGGTGTGTGGACTGCTGGGCGAAAATGGGAGGGCCTTCCCGCGTCAATTTGATTGAGCTGGGCCCGGGCAACGGGACCTTGATAAAGGATGCCCTGAGAAGCACCAAACTGGTCCCGGAATTTGTTAATGCCGTGTCATTGCATCTTGTGGAAGTCAGCGACCGCCTCAAAAACAAACAACAAATGGCCCTTTCCGACCATTCCGTCCAATGGCACTCGCATTTTCCTGAAGATCTGGATGGCCCTTATATTGTTATAGCCAACGAGTTTTTTGACGCACTGCCCATCCATCAGTTTCTGCAGTCCGAAAGCGGCCCCAAGGAACGCGCGATCACCTATGCAGATGACAAACTGACATATACCACAATGGCCGTTGCACCTGACGTGCAGTCATTTTGCAATCCAGCCCATCTTGAAAAGCTGGAACCGGGCGAAATTTATGAAGTTTGTCCGTCTGCGCTCTCCATAATGACAGGCATCGCGCACCAAATCGCCGAAAAAGGCGGTGCGGCTTTGACCTTGGACTATGGACCTGAAAAAAGTGCACCCGGAGATAGTTTCCAAGCCCTCAAAGACCACAGAAATGTCTCCGCACTGGAACATCCGGGGGAAGCTGATTTGACGGCCCATGTTGATTTCGGTCGTTTGGCAGACGTTGCGCGGGAGAGTAACGTGACGGTCGCCCCAATAACCTCGCAAGGCCGTTTTCTGGAACGCTTGGGTATCGAAGCCCGGGCGCTACAGCTTTCTGCAAAGGCAACGGATAGCCAAAAAGAGAAAATTGCCAGCGATCATAAACGGTTGGTCAGTTCAAGCGGAATGGGGACTCTTTTCAAAGTGCTCTGTTTTCATCATACTCTCTGTGCATCGCCCGCGGGCTTTGGGGAATAA
- the pgeF gene encoding peptidoglycan editing factor PgeF — MIKSDIFNESQVSHGFFTRKNGVSNGIYASLNCGAGSNDAIDNVIKNKEIVAKSLLVSPENLTTLYQVHSSDVLTLTEPVDTENKPKADAMVTNVSGLALGILTADCVPILFADSVNQVIGAAHSGWKGTIGNISKAVIEAMIELGASRSSICCAIGPAIQQASYEVGPDFPAPFIALDPAYKSFFIPSEREKHHMFDLTGFVKMQLLQQNIKAVDLIDNDTCADEEYFYSYRRMCKRGEPDYGRQISAIALRPQT; from the coding sequence ATGATCAAAAGCGATATATTTAATGAAAGTCAAGTTAGTCACGGATTTTTCACACGTAAAAACGGCGTCTCTAACGGTATTTACGCGAGCCTCAATTGTGGTGCGGGTTCCAATGATGCAATTGACAATGTCATAAAAAACAAGGAAATCGTTGCCAAATCGCTACTGGTTTCGCCTGAAAATTTAACGACACTATATCAGGTTCACAGTTCCGACGTGCTTACTCTGACTGAACCGGTAGATACAGAAAACAAACCCAAAGCCGATGCCATGGTGACGAACGTTTCGGGTCTCGCATTAGGGATCCTGACAGCAGACTGCGTCCCGATCCTTTTTGCCGATTCTGTCAATCAGGTCATCGGGGCAGCTCATTCGGGGTGGAAAGGCACAATCGGTAATATTTCAAAGGCCGTGATCGAGGCTATGATAGAGCTTGGCGCCTCCCGCAGTTCGATCTGTTGTGCCATTGGTCCGGCAATTCAACAGGCGTCTTACGAAGTCGGACCCGATTTCCCGGCTCCGTTTATTGCACTGGATCCAGCGTATAAATCATTCTTTATTCCGTCCGAGCGTGAGAAACACCACATGTTTGACCTCACCGGTTTTGTAAAAATGCAACTACTGCAACAGAATATTAAAGCGGTTGATCTGATAGACAATGATACCTGTGCGGATGAAGAGTATTTTTATAGTTATCGACGGATGTGCAAACGGGGCGAGCCTGACTATGGTCGGCAAATCTCCGCCATCGCCCTCCGCCCGCAAACCTGA
- a CDS encoding ribose-phosphate pyrophosphokinase: protein MKVLAGNSNRPLAEAVASYLDLPLTDAAIRRFSDQEVFVEIHENVRGEDLFIIQPTSFPTNDHLMELLVCIDALKRASAKRITAVLPYYGYARQDRKPGPRTPISAKLVANLVTTAGADRVLTLDLHAGQIQGFFDIPTDNLFSAPIIVPDIEENYGRGGEITIVSPDVGGVVRARAFAKRLDANLAIVDKRREKAGVSEVMNIIGDVKGQTCILVDDIVDSAGTLCNAAAALVDQGANRVAAYVTHGVLSGGAINRVQDSAMEEMVTTDSILATEAFKASQKMRQISIAPLIGEAMKRISQETSVSSLFD, encoded by the coding sequence ATGAAAGTGCTTGCGGGGAACAGTAATCGCCCATTGGCAGAAGCTGTTGCATCTTATCTTGATTTACCCTTGACCGACGCTGCTATTCGCCGTTTTTCGGATCAGGAAGTTTTCGTGGAAATCCATGAAAATGTTCGGGGCGAGGATCTCTTCATTATCCAGCCCACATCCTTTCCAACAAACGACCATCTGATGGAGTTGCTGGTTTGTATTGATGCCTTGAAGCGGGCGTCTGCAAAACGAATCACTGCCGTTTTACCGTATTACGGATATGCCCGTCAGGACCGTAAACCAGGCCCACGGACACCGATTTCAGCAAAACTTGTTGCTAATCTTGTCACAACAGCCGGGGCAGATCGCGTCTTGACGCTGGATCTGCATGCAGGTCAGATCCAGGGCTTTTTCGATATTCCGACCGATAACTTGTTCTCTGCACCAATTATCGTACCAGATATTGAAGAAAATTACGGCCGCGGAGGAGAAATCACAATCGTCTCTCCGGACGTTGGCGGCGTTGTGCGGGCACGGGCCTTCGCCAAAAGGCTTGACGCGAACCTGGCAATCGTTGATAAGCGCCGTGAAAAAGCGGGCGTTTCTGAAGTCATGAATATTATCGGCGACGTCAAGGGACAGACCTGTATTCTTGTGGACGATATCGTAGATAGCGCGGGAACATTGTGCAATGCAGCGGCAGCCTTGGTAGATCAAGGCGCTAATCGCGTTGCGGCCTATGTGACCCACGGCGTCCTCTCAGGAGGCGCGATCAACCGGGTACAGGATTCCGCTATGGAAGAAATGGTAACCACAGACAGCATTCTGGCAACCGAGGCGTTCAAGGCCTCTCAAAAGATGCGTCAAATTTCAATTGCCCCCCTTATCGGTGAGGCGATGAAACGGATTTCACAGGAAACTTCGGTTTCCAGCCTGTTTGATTGA
- a CDS encoding 50S ribosomal protein L25/general stress protein Ctc: protein MSENAILIAETRDRVGKGVSRALRREGRTPAVIYGDKKEPVSVSLETKELVKVLNTGAFMSTIYTVQVGKTNYNVLPRDLQLHPVKDSPVHVDFLRVSAKSLIAVNVPVHFLNEDKCVGLVRGGVLNVVRHEVEMLVPAGDIPEFLEIDLSEFDIGSSVHISDFSLPKGTEPTITDRDFTVATIAAPSGGTDEEEGGEADAEASEGESSEES from the coding sequence ATGAGCGAAAATGCAATTCTAATTGCTGAAACGCGCGATCGGGTAGGAAAAGGGGTCTCCCGTGCTTTGCGTCGTGAAGGCCGCACCCCAGCGGTAATTTATGGTGATAAAAAAGAACCTGTTTCTGTTTCTTTGGAAACAAAAGAACTTGTTAAAGTTCTGAACACAGGTGCTTTCATGTCAACAATTTATACAGTTCAGGTTGGCAAAACTAACTATAACGTGTTGCCACGTGATCTGCAGCTGCATCCGGTAAAAGATAGCCCGGTTCATGTTGACTTCCTCCGCGTTTCCGCGAAATCCTTGATTGCGGTTAATGTTCCTGTTCACTTCCTGAACGAAGACAAATGTGTTGGTCTTGTTCGCGGTGGTGTTCTGAACGTTGTCCGTCACGAAGTTGAAATGCTTGTTCCTGCAGGCGATATCCCTGAATTCCTTGAAATCGATCTCAGCGAATTCGATATCGGTAGCAGTGTTCATATTTCTGACTTCTCGCTTCCAAAAGGCACTGAGCCTACGATCACTGATCGTGACTTCACTGTTGCTACAATTGCCGCGCCAAGCGGTGGCACAGATGAAGAAGAAGGCGGTGAAGCAGACGCAGAAGCTTCTGAAGGCGAGAGCTCAGAAGAGTCTTAA
- the pth gene encoding aminoacyl-tRNA hydrolase, with protein sequence MILLVGLGNPGKGYSDNRHNYGFMAVDDIIHRHSFGPEKIRFQGMISEGRIGTEKVLALKPTTYMNESGRSVGEAARFYKIPLENIIVLHDELDLPMGKLRVKTGGGHGGNNGVRSIEAHMGKEFHRIRMGIGHPGDKSQVSSHVLKDFSKADRKIVQTVIEAVSRHIEKMIDGDAAGFMNKVALELAPPKNKTAPEAKGN encoded by the coding sequence ATGATTTTGCTGGTTGGACTTGGTAATCCTGGAAAAGGGTATTCTGATAACCGGCATAATTATGGTTTTATGGCGGTGGATGACATCATTCACCGCCATTCTTTTGGACCAGAGAAAATTCGATTTCAGGGCATGATTTCCGAAGGTCGTATCGGTACTGAAAAAGTCCTTGCCCTAAAACCCACGACCTATATGAACGAGTCTGGCCGTTCTGTCGGTGAAGCCGCCCGGTTTTACAAGATTCCCCTTGAAAACATCATTGTCCTGCACGACGAACTTGATTTGCCAATGGGTAAACTGCGAGTCAAAACAGGGGGTGGCCATGGCGGGAATAATGGCGTTCGATCGATTGAAGCCCATATGGGGAAAGAGTTTCACCGTATCCGCATGGGGATTGGGCATCCTGGTGACAAAAGTCAGGTTTCAAGCCATGTCTTGAAGGACTTTTCCAAAGCGGATCGAAAAATTGTCCAAACGGTAATTGAGGCTGTGTCCCGTCACATCGAAAAAATGATCGACGGAGATGCTGCAGGATTTATGAACAAAGTTGCGCTGGAATTGGCTCCGCCCAAGAACAAAACAGCGCCAGAAGCCAAAGGAAACTGA
- the ychF gene encoding redox-regulated ATPase YchF, with the protein MGFKCGIVGLPNVGKSTLFNALTQTAQAAAENYPFCTIEPNTGQVPVPDSRMQVLADIAHSKELIPTQLEFVDIAGLVRGAASGEGLGNKFLAHIREVDAIIQVIRCFEDDDITHVDGKVDPLSDAETIETELMLADLESLEKRTENLVKKIRGGDKEAIQQSDLIDRALAVLKDGKPARMVELAPEEIRPFKMLQLLTAKPILYVCNVDEDSAATGNELSKRVEEKAAAEGAGTVVISAAIEAEVAQLDDEERTEFLADLGLSETGLGRIIKAGYDLLDLITYFTVGPKECRAWTVTAGTKAPQAAGVIHTDFEKGFIRAETISYDAYATHKGEAGAKEAGQMRLEGKEYVVQDGDVLHFRFAN; encoded by the coding sequence ATGGGATTCAAGTGTGGTATTGTCGGCTTGCCCAATGTTGGAAAATCAACGTTGTTCAATGCACTGACCCAAACTGCTCAGGCAGCCGCTGAAAACTACCCTTTTTGTACGATTGAGCCGAATACCGGACAGGTTCCCGTCCCGGACAGCCGCATGCAGGTTCTGGCCGATATTGCGCACTCTAAAGAATTAATCCCGACACAACTGGAATTCGTTGATATCGCAGGGCTTGTCCGCGGTGCCGCAAGCGGCGAAGGCCTCGGTAACAAATTCCTGGCTCATATTCGGGAAGTCGATGCCATCATCCAGGTTATCCGCTGTTTCGAGGATGATGACATTACGCATGTCGATGGCAAAGTTGATCCCCTTTCAGATGCTGAAACCATCGAGACCGAGCTTATGCTGGCCGATCTGGAAAGCCTTGAAAAACGCACAGAGAATCTGGTTAAAAAAATCCGTGGCGGCGATAAGGAAGCCATTCAACAGTCTGATCTGATCGATCGGGCACTGGCAGTCCTGAAAGATGGTAAGCCGGCCCGTATGGTTGAACTCGCTCCTGAAGAAATACGCCCGTTCAAAATGCTTCAGCTATTGACGGCAAAGCCAATTTTATATGTTTGTAACGTGGATGAAGACAGTGCGGCAACCGGTAATGAGCTATCCAAGCGGGTCGAGGAAAAAGCCGCGGCCGAAGGCGCTGGGACGGTTGTCATTTCAGCTGCGATCGAAGCCGAAGTCGCTCAGCTTGATGACGAAGAAAGAACAGAGTTTCTGGCCGATCTAGGATTGAGCGAGACAGGTCTTGGCAGGATTATCAAAGCGGGCTACGACCTCCTTGATTTGATCACCTATTTCACAGTCGGCCCGAAAGAGTGCCGAGCCTGGACCGTCACTGCCGGGACCAAAGCACCACAGGCCGCTGGCGTCATTCACACAGATTTTGAAAAAGGCTTCATTCGCGCAGAAACGATTTCTTATGATGCCTACGCGACCCACAAAGGGGAAGCCGGAGCTAAAGAAGCCGGTCAAATGCGTCTCGAAGGCAAGGAATATGTCGTTCAGGACGGAGATGTCCTGCATTTCAGGTTTGCCAACTGA